TGATGGTCAAAATATTAAAAATATACCTATCGAGTCGTTAAGGAAACAACTTGGAGTTGTGCTTCAAGATACTTTCCTATTTAGCGGAAATGTTGCAGATAATCTGCGTTTAGATTCTGTAATTGATAATCAGCGCTTAAAAGACATATGTAGTGATTTAGGTCTTGATAATTTATTGAGAAAGTTACCTAATGGATTAGATACTTATATTCGAGAAAGAGGAGGGAATCTTTCTTCAGGTGAGAGGCAACTTTTATCTATTGTAAGAGTTGCAATAAGAGATCCAAAAGTATTAATCATGGATGAGGCGACTGCTTTTATGGATCCATCAACTGAGGCAACTTTACAAAGAGATCTTGATAGATTGTTAGAGAAAAGAACTGCACTTGTAATTGCACATAGACTAGCAACAATAGAAGCCTCTGATCGAATCCTCGTCATGAAAAAAGGAAGTCTATTAGAGCAAGGTACACATGAAGAGTTAAGAGCTTTAGGTGGACTTTATTCGCAACTCTCTGAGTTGCAAGAAAAAGGTCTTACAACCATCTAATTTGTATTTACTTATGATTAATATAGGATCAACAAAAATAGGTTTGCCAGGCCGGAGAAATGAAAATATTCTTTCAGATGAAACTTTAAAAAATATTTATGGACAACAAGCTCTTCAATACTTTAATCAAAATAATTCATCTCTATTTGTGTTTAGTAATTCAAAATCTTTTGATTTAATTGAACTAGAGCAACTTCTTCAGGCCGTGGGTTGGGGGAGGAGACCACTGAGGAGAGTTAAAAGAGCACTTGATAATAGTTTGCTCAAGGTTGGTCTATGGCAGCATGATCCAA
This is a stretch of genomic DNA from Prochlorococcus marinus str. MIT 0912. It encodes these proteins:
- a CDS encoding GNAT family N-acetyltransferase — encoded protein: MINIGSTKIGLPGRRNENILSDETLKNIYGQQALQYFNQNNSSLFVFSNSKSFDLIELEQLLQAVGWGRRPLRRVKRALDNSLLKVGLWQHDPKFPRLIGFARCTGDGIIDATIWDVAINPVYQGYGLGKQLMSYLMKSLKREGISRVTLFADSDVITFYKRQGWTLEPKGNKCAFWYSN